A single window of Coregonus clupeaformis isolate EN_2021a unplaced genomic scaffold, ASM2061545v1 scaf1055, whole genome shotgun sequence DNA harbors:
- the hsd17b8 gene encoding estradiol 17-beta-dehydrogenase 8 produces MAATTRLISRLTVVTGGGSGIGRAVCQRFASEGATVVVADISEESANQTLGSLNHDHKGQDHMAAAVDVSSRESVEKLLTSIQCRYFQPPTICVNAAGITQDEFLLKMEDKDFDKVIQVNLKGTFLLTQAVGKALVACGAPKGSIITVGSIVGKVGNIGQANYSASKAGVEGLTRTAAKELSRFGIRCNCVLPGFITTPMTDKVPEKVISQFTSMVPLGRMGEPAEVADVCAFLASDDSRYITGTSIEVTGGLFIG; encoded by the exons ATGGCGGCCACCACACGGCTCATATCAAGGTTGACAGTTGTCACGG GAGGGGGCAGCGGGATTGGCCGAGCCGTATGCCAGCGATTTGCCTCCGAGGGTGCCACGGTAGTGGTCGCTGACATCAGCGAGGAGTCAGCCAATCAGACCCTGGGCAGTCTGAACCATGACCACAAAGGGCAGGACCACATGGCGGCTGCCGTGGATGTTTCATCAAGGGAGAGTGTAGAGAAGCTACTCACAAGCATACAG TGTCGGTACTTCCAGCCTCCCACAATATGTGTGAACGCTGCAGGGATCACTCAGGATGAGTTCCTCCTGAAAATGGAGGACAAGGACTTTGACAAGGTTATCCAAGTCAATCTAAAG ggcacattcctcctgactcAGGCTGTTGGCAAGGCTCTGGTTGCCTGTGGAGCACCTAAAGGCTCCATTATTACTGTAGGCAGCATTGTGGGCAAG GTAGGCAATATTGGACAGGCAAACTACTCTGCTTCCAAAGCAGGTGTGGAGGGCCTGACCAGAACTGCAGCCAAGGAGCTGAGCAG ATTTGGGATCCGGTGTAACTGTGTGTTACCAGGGTTTATAACAACACCCATGACTGATAAAGTGCCAGAGAAAGTAATCAGTCAG tttaCGTCCATGGTGCCACTGGGAAGGATGGGAGAGCCTGCAG aGGTAGCTGATGTATGTGCCTTTCTGGCTTCAGATGACTCTCGCTACATCACTGGAACCAGTATTGAAGTAACAG GAGGCCTTTTCATTGGCTGA